In a single window of the Streptomyces cinnabarinus genome:
- a CDS encoding creatininase family protein: MSGSGTRSASGLVPADTTEDVRTRGAGVSRQVAVLPVGSFEQHGPFLPLATDTLVACAVAGAIAEAYPVHLLPPVTISCSHEHAAWPGTVSISSVTLHAVIRDIADSLRRSGVEALVVVNGHGGNYVLGNVVQESSARGERMALFPAAEDWEEARERAGVTTSLLTDMHAGEIETSILLHTHPEMLRPGYETSDFVADDRRHLLSLGMSAYTDSGVIGRPSLGSAEKGKELLSSLSDSFAAYFSVLGAE; encoded by the coding sequence ATGAGTGGTTCGGGAACGCGGTCGGCATCCGGGCTGGTGCCGGCGGACACCACGGAGGACGTACGGACGCGCGGGGCGGGCGTCTCACGGCAGGTCGCCGTCCTTCCCGTCGGCAGCTTCGAACAGCACGGGCCCTTCCTGCCGCTGGCCACGGACACGCTGGTCGCCTGTGCGGTCGCCGGGGCGATCGCCGAGGCGTACCCGGTGCACCTCCTTCCGCCAGTGACGATCTCCTGCTCGCACGAGCACGCGGCCTGGCCCGGGACCGTCAGCATCTCCTCGGTGACCCTTCACGCGGTGATACGGGACATAGCGGATTCGCTCCGCCGCTCGGGTGTGGAGGCCCTGGTGGTGGTCAACGGCCACGGCGGAAACTACGTACTGGGCAATGTCGTTCAGGAGTCCTCCGCGCGGGGTGAGCGGATGGCGCTGTTCCCGGCCGCGGAGGACTGGGAAGAGGCGCGGGAGCGGGCCGGGGTGACCACGTCGCTGCTGACCGACATGCATGCGGGGGAAATAGAGACCTCCATCCTTCTGCATACGCATCCGGAAATGCTGCGGCCCGGATACGAGACCTCCGATTTCGTCGCGGACGACCGGCGTCATCTGCTCTCCCTCGGTATGTCCGCCTATACCGATTCGGGTGTCATCGGCCGTCCTTCCCTGGGTTCGGCGGAAAAGGGGAAGGAACTGCTGTCGAGCCTGTCGGATTCCTTCGCCGCGTATTTCTCGGTGCTGGGCGCAGAGTAG
- a CDS encoding NAD(P)/FAD-dependent oxidoreductase has product MRAEVVVVGGGVMGASIACHLARAGVRDVVLVERDELAAGSTSKAAGGVRAQFSDELNIRLGARSLAAFDRFEADTGQDIGLHKVGYLFLLSTPEEVASFEAGVRLQNSLGVPSRMLGPAEARELSPLIVTDGLLAAAYSPDDGHCTPESVVQGYAATARRHGATVLRHTEVTGIDLRGDTITGVRTTKGPIATGTVICAAGAWSRAVGAMAGAELPVEPLRRQIAVTEPVEGLPPGLPMTIDFTTSLYFHTEGPGLLLGMSDPDERPGFDTSTHDRWIPRLYQAMERRAPALLDLRRTGGWAGLYELTPDHNALIGEATSVSRFLYATGFSGHGFLQGPAVGEVVRDLYLGHVPFVDVSPLSADRFAADALRPEANRV; this is encoded by the coding sequence GTGAGGGCGGAGGTCGTGGTCGTGGGCGGCGGGGTGATGGGGGCGAGCATCGCCTGTCATCTGGCCCGCGCGGGGGTGCGGGACGTCGTTCTCGTCGAGCGGGACGAGCTCGCGGCCGGTTCCACCTCCAAGGCGGCCGGAGGGGTGCGGGCGCAGTTCTCCGACGAGCTGAACATCCGGCTCGGCGCCCGCAGCCTGGCGGCGTTCGACCGGTTCGAGGCGGACACCGGGCAGGACATCGGCCTGCACAAGGTCGGCTATCTGTTCCTGCTCTCCACCCCCGAGGAGGTCGCCTCCTTCGAGGCAGGAGTACGGCTCCAGAACTCCCTCGGTGTGCCGAGCCGGATGCTCGGCCCGGCCGAGGCGCGCGAGCTCTCCCCGCTGATCGTCACCGACGGACTGCTGGCCGCCGCCTACTCTCCCGACGACGGGCACTGCACCCCCGAGTCCGTCGTCCAGGGCTACGCGGCCACCGCCCGCCGCCACGGCGCGACCGTCCTCAGGCACACCGAGGTCACCGGCATCGACCTGCGCGGCGACACCATCACCGGAGTGCGGACGACCAAGGGCCCGATCGCCACCGGCACCGTGATCTGCGCGGCAGGTGCCTGGTCCCGGGCCGTCGGGGCGATGGCCGGTGCGGAGCTGCCGGTGGAGCCGCTGCGCCGCCAGATCGCGGTCACCGAACCGGTCGAGGGACTGCCGCCCGGCCTGCCCATGACCATCGACTTCACCACCAGCCTCTACTTCCACACCGAAGGTCCTGGCCTCCTCCTCGGCATGTCCGACCCCGACGAGCGCCCCGGCTTCGACACCAGCACCCACGACCGGTGGATCCCCCGGCTGTACCAGGCCATGGAGCGCCGCGCCCCCGCCCTGCTCGACCTGCGCCGCACCGGCGGCTGGGCGGGCCTGTACGAGCTCACCCCGGACCACAACGCCCTGATCGGCGAGGCGACTTCCGTCTCCCGCTTCCTGTACGCGACCGGCTTCTCCGGCCACGGCTTCCTCCAGGGCCCGGCCGTCGGCGAGGTCGTCCGTGACCTGTACCTCGGCCACGTACCCTTCGTGGACGTCAGCCCCTTGAGCGCCGACCGGTTCGCGGCCGACGCCCTGCGCCCGGAGGCCAACCGCGTATGA
- a CDS encoding PPOX class F420-dependent oxidoreductase — MTQDRTEEDLLHLLSAGHGGVLVTLKRDGRPQLSNVAHAYYPDERIIRVSLTDDRAKTRNLRRDPRASYHVTSADRWAYTVAEGTADLTPVAKDPHDDTVEELIRLYRDVQGEHPDWDDFRAAMVRDRRLVLRLKVERAYGIPGR; from the coding sequence ATGACTCAGGACCGGACTGAAGAGGACTTGCTGCACCTGCTCTCCGCGGGCCACGGCGGCGTACTGGTCACCCTCAAGCGCGACGGCCGCCCCCAGCTGTCGAACGTCGCCCACGCCTACTACCCCGACGAACGGATCATCCGGGTCTCCCTCACGGACGACCGTGCCAAGACCCGTAATCTGCGCCGGGATCCGCGGGCCTCCTACCACGTGACCAGCGCCGACCGCTGGGCGTACACGGTGGCCGAGGGCACCGCCGATCTCACGCCGGTCGCCAAGGACCCGCACGACGACACCGTCGAGGAGCTGATCCGGCTGTACCGGGACGTCCAGGGCGAGCACCCCGACTGGGACGACTTCCGCGCCGCGATGGTCCGCGACCGGCGGCTGGTGCTGCGCCTGAAGGTGGAGCGGGCGTACGGAATCCCCGGCCGATGA
- a CDS encoding MFS transporter — translation MNPRLTLAASVAGAVIVALDGTVLTMAQPALQRDLGASHAQVQWTSTGYLVAVASLLVFGGRLGDRFGHHRLFAVGMLGFGAASASIALASGIGAVIGLRVVQGVFGALLQPTTLGMLRAAYPPDRLRTPIAVRTAAIGLAAAAGPLVGGALVAGSGWRAVFFLNVLPALVFGALALAVRTPRPTSPVRLDLPGALLLAATLATLVHALVALPEQAPVLLVTAVAGALFLRHERRTASPLLPPDVIGKRAVGAALGTLAAASAALSGTLFAGTYLLQDTLGLDPWRTALHCLPLAVLMVAAAPCCAVLLRWVGARRTTLAALALLGAGILLLSRASDTLGLGTGFGLLGAGFGTVMVAATHVVVREAAVESAGVAGGLQQTAMNVGPVLGVAAATTLMAADGGTRLPLAVLAALAVAGMAAAHALPGRFSSIDKKPGDPRDRTRVPARR, via the coding sequence GTGAACCCTCGTCTCACGCTGGCCGCGAGCGTGGCGGGAGCGGTGATCGTTGCCCTGGACGGCACCGTGCTCACCATGGCGCAGCCCGCGCTCCAGCGCGATCTGGGGGCGAGTCACGCTCAGGTCCAGTGGACGAGCACCGGCTATCTGGTGGCGGTGGCCAGCCTGTTGGTGTTCGGCGGGCGACTGGGCGACCGGTTCGGCCACCACCGGCTGTTCGCCGTCGGCATGCTCGGCTTCGGCGCCGCGTCCGCGAGCATCGCACTGGCGTCCGGGATCGGCGCGGTGATCGGACTCCGGGTCGTGCAGGGCGTGTTCGGCGCGCTGCTGCAGCCGACCACGCTCGGGATGCTGCGGGCCGCCTACCCGCCGGACCGGCTGCGGACGCCGATCGCCGTACGGACCGCCGCCATCGGGTTGGCGGCCGCCGCCGGTCCGCTCGTGGGCGGGGCGCTGGTGGCCGGTTCCGGCTGGCGGGCCGTGTTCTTCCTGAACGTGCTGCCCGCGCTCGTCTTCGGCGCGCTCGCCCTCGCCGTCCGCACCCCGCGCCCCACGTCCCCGGTCCGGCTCGACCTGCCCGGCGCGCTCCTGCTCGCGGCGACCCTGGCCACGCTGGTGCACGCCCTGGTCGCCCTGCCGGAGCAGGCGCCCGTCCTGCTGGTGACGGCGGTCGCCGGAGCCCTGTTCCTGCGTCACGAACGCCGTACGGCAAGCCCGTTGCTGCCGCCGGACGTCATCGGCAAACGGGCCGTCGGCGCGGCGCTGGGCACGCTGGCCGCCGCCTCGGCCGCGCTGTCCGGCACCTTGTTCGCCGGCACGTACCTCCTCCAGGACACCCTCGGCCTCGACCCGTGGCGGACCGCGCTGCACTGTCTGCCGCTGGCCGTGCTGATGGTGGCCGCCGCGCCCTGTTGCGCGGTGCTGCTGCGCTGGGTCGGGGCCCGCCGGACCACCCTGGCGGCGCTCGCCCTCCTCGGCGCGGGGATCCTGCTGCTCTCGCGTGCGTCGGACACCCTGGGCCTCGGCACCGGCTTCGGGTTGCTGGGGGCCGGGTTCGGCACGGTGATGGTGGCGGCCACGCATGTCGTCGTACGGGAGGCCGCCGTCGAGTCGGCGGGTGTGGCGGGCGGGCTCCAGCAGACCGCGATGAACGTCGGGCCGGTCCTGGGCGTCGCCGCGGCGACCACTCTCATGGCGGCCGACGGGGGTACCCGGCTGCCGCTGGCGGTCCTCGCCGCGCTCGCCGTGGCCGGCATGGCGGCGGCCCACGCCCTGCCGGGACGTTTCTCCTCGATCGACAAGAAGCCCGGCGATCCGCGGGACCGCACACGTGTTCCTGCGCGACGATGA
- a CDS encoding ornithine cyclodeaminase family protein has translation MTDDVLFLSGDQVTRLLSWDAAIASQRAAFVALGSSAADLPGKIMHPSRFDDSVMFAYLSRLSADTGPVAKIGSVNPGNAAAGLPTVHAVVTALDPVTGRLVAVLDGTALTTLRTAAGSAVAVDALAGPDSADLAVLGSGTQALAHVRALARVRDLKSARLWSPTERNRTRAAETLTAELGIAVDPVSTPEEAVRDASLVAACTLSTTPVVHGAWLAPGCTVVSVGSFEPTRHEVDAEVVRRSAAVVVDDPENAAHHAGPLVAARLAPDDLIPLGGVLTGARTARTGPEDIVYYNSVGLGIQDAAAAWAVIDAAREPGR, from the coding sequence ATGACCGACGACGTCCTCTTCCTCTCCGGCGACCAGGTGACCCGGCTGCTCTCCTGGGACGCGGCCATCGCCTCGCAGCGCGCCGCTTTCGTCGCGCTCGGTTCCTCGGCCGCCGATCTGCCCGGGAAGATCATGCACCCGAGCCGCTTCGACGACAGCGTGATGTTCGCGTACCTCTCCCGGCTGTCCGCGGACACCGGACCGGTCGCGAAGATCGGCAGCGTCAACCCGGGCAACGCGGCCGCCGGGCTGCCCACCGTGCACGCCGTGGTCACCGCGCTCGACCCGGTGACCGGCCGCCTCGTCGCGGTGCTGGACGGCACCGCGCTGACCACCCTGCGCACGGCGGCGGGCAGCGCCGTCGCGGTCGACGCGCTGGCCGGCCCCGACAGCGCCGACCTCGCCGTCCTCGGCTCCGGCACCCAGGCCCTCGCCCACGTCCGCGCCCTCGCCCGGGTGAGGGACCTGAAGTCGGCACGGCTGTGGAGCCCGACCGAGCGCAACCGGACCCGCGCCGCCGAGACCCTGACGGCCGAACTGGGCATCGCCGTCGACCCGGTGAGCACCCCCGAGGAGGCCGTGCGAGACGCCTCGCTCGTCGCCGCCTGCACCCTCAGCACCACCCCGGTGGTCCACGGCGCGTGGCTGGCGCCGGGCTGCACGGTGGTCAGCGTCGGCTCCTTCGAACCGACCCGCCACGAGGTGGACGCCGAGGTCGTGCGGCGGTCGGCGGCCGTGGTGGTGGACGACCCGGAGAACGCCGCCCACCATGCCGGGCCCCTCGTGGCCGCCCGGCTGGCACCGGACGATCTGATCCCCCTCGGCGGCGTGCTCACCGGCGCCCGCACCGCCCGCACCGGGCCCGAGGACATCGTCTACTACAACAGCGTCGGCCTCGGCATCCAGGACGCCGCCGCGGCCTGGGCCGTGATCGACGCGGCGCGGGAGCCGGGCCGGTGA
- a CDS encoding TetR/AcrR family transcriptional regulator, giving the protein MSESEAGLRERLVDVGVELVAAEGVQALTLREIARRAGVSHGAPRRYFPTHLELLSAIARRGFVELADRATRAADDNGGPRARLAALAHAYLRFAVERRGMYELMFRHDLLKSGHLGLRDHSLPLFGRLVELVGRVRPDVDARLVGGALWANLHGVGQLWGWGSLQLAVGTQDFDRMVDAVLVVYLGPDET; this is encoded by the coding sequence ATGTCGGAATCCGAGGCAGGACTACGAGAACGACTGGTCGACGTGGGGGTGGAACTGGTCGCCGCCGAGGGCGTCCAGGCGCTCACCCTGCGGGAGATCGCCCGCCGGGCAGGTGTCTCGCACGGGGCGCCGCGCCGCTACTTCCCCACGCATCTGGAGCTGTTGTCGGCCATCGCGCGCCGCGGCTTCGTCGAGCTGGCGGACAGGGCGACGCGGGCCGCCGACGACAACGGCGGTCCGCGGGCCCGGCTGGCCGCGCTGGCCCACGCCTATCTGCGGTTCGCGGTGGAGCGCCGCGGGATGTACGAGCTGATGTTCCGTCACGATCTGCTGAAGAGCGGCCACTTGGGTCTGCGCGATCACAGCCTGCCGCTGTTCGGGCGGCTGGTGGAGCTGGTGGGCCGGGTCCGCCCCGACGTCGACGCCCGGCTGGTCGGGGGCGCGCTGTGGGCGAACCTGCACGGCGTGGGCCAGCTGTGGGGCTGGGGCAGTCTGCAACTCGCCGTCGGCACCCAGGACTTCGACCGCATGGTGGATGCGGTGCTGGTGGTCTACCTCGGGCCGGACGAGACGTGA
- the ribA gene encoding GTP cyclohydrolase II has protein sequence MTEKVGVLGKKSPKRTGVERIVNAPLPTVYGEFRAVGYMDHDRGDEQVALVHGDIGTENVLTRLHSECLTGDAFGSQHCECGDQLASALRAVAAEGRGVVVYLRGHEGRGIGLLAKLRAMALQAEGLDTVEANLALGLPVDARDYGAAAGILADLGVRSVRLMSNNPRKREALLEHGITVAEQVPLLIPPCESNITYLRTKRERLDHHLPHLDAVAHWS, from the coding sequence ATGACAGAAAAAGTTGGCGTACTCGGAAAGAAGTCTCCCAAGCGCACCGGCGTGGAACGCATTGTGAATGCCCCATTGCCCACGGTGTACGGAGAATTCCGCGCGGTCGGCTACATGGACCACGATCGCGGCGACGAGCAAGTGGCCCTGGTCCACGGCGACATCGGCACCGAGAACGTCCTGACCCGGCTGCATTCGGAGTGCCTGACCGGAGACGCCTTCGGCTCCCAGCACTGCGAGTGCGGCGACCAGCTGGCCTCCGCGCTGCGCGCGGTCGCCGCCGAAGGCCGCGGTGTCGTCGTCTACTTGCGCGGCCACGAGGGCCGCGGCATCGGACTGCTCGCCAAGCTGCGGGCGATGGCCCTCCAGGCGGAGGGCCTGGACACGGTGGAGGCGAACCTCGCCCTCGGCCTGCCCGTCGACGCCCGCGACTACGGCGCCGCCGCCGGCATCCTGGCCGACCTCGGCGTGCGGTCGGTCCGGCTGATGTCGAACAACCCGCGCAAGCGTGAGGCGTTGCTGGAGCACGGCATCACGGTCGCCGAGCAGGTCCCGCTGCTCATCCCGCCGTGCGAGAGCAACATCACCTATCTGCGCACCAAGCGCGAGCGCCTCGACCACCATCTGCCCCATCTGGACGCCGTGGCCCACTGGTCCTGA
- a CDS encoding serine hydrolase domain-containing protein codes for MALLRQQVEPGEVGLDPKALDRLDQYFAHYVDEGRLPGFLVAVSRGGRVAHLTTHGLRDVAAARPVAADTLWRIYSMTKPVTSVAALLLVEEGRLGLDDPVGRHLPAFAAPRVHVSGSGADVRTRPAAGPLLIRHLMTHTAGLTFAFYHCHPVDALYRDAHLDSAVLPGSNLAETVDVYASLPLQFDPGTQWNYSVASNVLGRVIEVVSGQPLDEFMAERVFGPLGMTDAGFCVTDEQADRLAELYGATESGGITPIPGLPLHGRPRFLSGSGGMAASAHDIHRFMELLRRRGELDGTRLLAPETVDLMTSNHLPGGADLRSFGSHPAHDEPGNDGMGFGLGVSMVVDPARTRAPASLGTYGWSGAATTTFWIDPVRDLTVQFMTQVRPKASHTMFPDLKRLVHEAVTD; via the coding sequence ATGGCACTGCTGCGACAACAGGTCGAACCGGGCGAGGTCGGCCTGGACCCCAAGGCGCTGGACCGCCTCGACCAGTACTTCGCCCACTACGTCGACGAGGGGCGCCTGCCCGGCTTCCTGGTCGCCGTCTCCCGTGGCGGACGTGTCGCCCATCTGACCACGCACGGTCTGCGGGACGTGGCCGCCGCACGGCCGGTGGCGGCCGACACGCTCTGGCGGATCTACTCCATGACCAAGCCGGTCACCTCCGTCGCCGCGCTGCTGCTGGTGGAGGAGGGCAGGCTCGGGCTCGATGACCCGGTGGGCCGCCACCTCCCGGCCTTCGCCGCACCGCGGGTGCACGTCTCGGGCTCCGGCGCCGACGTCCGCACCCGGCCGGCCGCGGGACCGCTGCTGATCCGGCATCTGATGACCCACACGGCGGGCCTGACCTTCGCGTTCTACCACTGCCACCCGGTCGACGCCCTGTATCGCGACGCCCACCTGGACTCCGCGGTGCTGCCCGGCTCGAACCTGGCCGAGACCGTCGACGTGTACGCGAGCCTGCCGCTCCAGTTCGACCCGGGGACGCAGTGGAACTACTCGGTCGCCAGCAATGTCCTCGGCCGGGTCATCGAGGTCGTCTCGGGGCAGCCGCTCGACGAGTTCATGGCCGAGCGCGTCTTCGGCCCGCTCGGCATGACCGACGCCGGATTCTGCGTCACGGACGAACAGGCGGACCGGCTCGCCGAGTTGTACGGCGCGACCGAGAGCGGCGGGATAACCCCGATCCCCGGGCTGCCCCTGCACGGCCGTCCCCGGTTCCTGTCCGGCAGCGGCGGCATGGCGGCCTCGGCGCACGACATCCACCGGTTCATGGAGCTGCTGCGCCGCCGCGGCGAACTCGACGGCACCCGGCTGCTCGCCCCGGAGACGGTCGACCTGATGACCTCCAACCACCTCCCGGGCGGCGCCGACCTGCGTTCCTTCGGCAGCCACCCGGCCCATGACGAACCCGGCAACGACGGCATGGGCTTCGGCCTCGGTGTCTCCATGGTCGTCGACCCGGCCCGCACCAGGGCTCCCGCGAGCCTCGGCACCTACGGCTGGAGCGGCGCGGCGACCACGACCTTCTGGATCGACCCGGTCCGCGATCTGACGGTCCAGTTCATGACGCAGGTCCGGCCGAAGGCCTCACACACCATGTTCCCGGACCTCAAGCGGCTGGTGCACGAAGCCGTCACCGACTGA
- a CDS encoding saccharopine dehydrogenase family protein, with protein sequence MTDLVPASGTVHWVGAGLSTGSGLARLCETAGRVRLWHRTEERAAAALAERGLTGRAEPRAYTVPALTAELAPGDVVVSMLPAPEHAGLLAACVARRAHFACSSYVSDAVLEQVPAAAGAGLVVLTEAGLDPGIDHLFAHSLVARAREAIGDATAASYRLTSYCGGVPAEPNDFRYRFSWAPGGVLGALRSPARYIEDGVETTAVRPWEATRRHTVEGEAFEVYPNRDSLPFVAQYELPPEWKPRTFVRGTLRLEGWLRAWDSVFEELKGGDDDRIAALARELAARYPTTDADRDRVVLAVSLDVQGTDGQTWTGGCLLDLVGDEEESAMARCVSRPLALGVTHILDGSLPPGLSRAAETAARSARWLRELALDGLEFTLRVSR encoded by the coding sequence GTGACTGACCTCGTTCCCGCGAGCGGCACCGTCCACTGGGTCGGCGCCGGGCTGTCCACCGGCAGCGGTCTGGCCCGGCTGTGCGAGACGGCCGGACGGGTCCGGCTGTGGCACCGCACCGAGGAGCGCGCCGCGGCGGCCCTGGCCGAGCGGGGCCTGACCGGACGCGCCGAGCCCCGCGCGTACACAGTCCCCGCGCTGACCGCCGAACTCGCCCCCGGCGATGTCGTCGTGTCGATGCTGCCCGCGCCCGAGCACGCCGGACTGCTGGCCGCCTGTGTGGCCCGGCGGGCCCACTTCGCCTGCTCCAGCTATGTGTCGGACGCCGTACTGGAACAGGTGCCCGCGGCGGCCGGGGCCGGTCTGGTCGTCCTCACGGAGGCGGGCCTCGACCCGGGCATCGACCACCTCTTCGCCCACTCCCTCGTCGCCCGCGCCCGCGAGGCCATCGGCGACGCCACGGCGGCCTCGTACCGGCTGACCTCGTACTGCGGCGGAGTCCCGGCCGAGCCGAACGACTTCCGGTATCGCTTCAGCTGGGCACCCGGCGGGGTGCTGGGCGCCCTGCGCTCACCCGCGCGCTACATCGAGGACGGGGTCGAGACCACGGCGGTCCGTCCCTGGGAGGCGACCCGGCGGCACACGGTGGAGGGCGAGGCGTTCGAGGTCTACCCCAACCGGGACAGCCTCCCCTTCGTCGCGCAGTACGAGCTGCCGCCGGAGTGGAAGCCCCGCACCTTCGTCCGCGGCACGCTGCGGCTGGAGGGCTGGCTGCGCGCCTGGGACTCGGTCTTCGAGGAGCTGAAGGGCGGCGACGACGACCGGATCGCCGCGCTGGCCCGGGAGTTGGCGGCGCGGTATCCCACGACGGACGCCGACCGGGACCGGGTGGTGCTGGCCGTCTCCCTCGATGTGCAGGGCACCGACGGGCAGACCTGGACGGGCGGCTGTCTGCTCGATCTGGTCGGCGACGAGGAGGAGAGCGCGATGGCCCGTTGTGTCTCCCGGCCGCTCGCCCTCGGTGTCACCCACATCCTGGACGGCTCACTGCCGCCGGGCCTGAGCCGTGCCGCGGAGACGGCGGCACGGTCGGCCCGGTGGCTGCGTGAACTGGCCCTGGACGGCCTGGAGTTCACGCTGCGGGTCAGTCGGTGA
- a CDS encoding saccharopine dehydrogenase, translated as MTELHLWLRHEVRATERRTPVVPADARRLVENGVTMTVEQSPQRIFPVEEYEKAGCRVAEAGSWVSAPGDAVVVGLKELPDGPAELIHRHVFFGHAYKGQPGAGALLGRFAAGGGALYDVEYLVDEDGRRLAAFGFWAGYLGAALAVLQHRGRLDAPLVPTVKEELDALLRGDGEFTALVIGALGRSGRGAGEAFRVAGVEPTRWDLAETRELDRSALLAHDVMVNAVLATTPIPPFLRDEDLDDPARRLRTLCDVTCDVGSPLNVLPVYDRTTDWTAPARRLREQPPLDLIAIDNLPSLLPRESSTDFSAALMPQLLGFGSGGAWTRCLARFERARGEVGIEEGEFRRD; from the coding sequence ATGACCGAACTCCATCTGTGGCTGCGACACGAGGTCCGCGCCACGGAACGCCGCACTCCCGTCGTCCCCGCCGACGCCCGGCGCCTCGTCGAGAACGGGGTGACGATGACCGTCGAGCAGTCGCCGCAGCGGATCTTCCCCGTCGAGGAGTACGAGAAGGCCGGCTGCCGGGTCGCCGAGGCGGGCTCGTGGGTGTCGGCGCCGGGTGACGCCGTCGTCGTAGGACTGAAGGAACTGCCCGACGGACCCGCCGAGTTGATTCACCGGCATGTCTTCTTCGGGCACGCGTACAAGGGGCAGCCTGGTGCCGGCGCGCTGCTCGGGCGGTTCGCGGCCGGGGGCGGGGCGCTGTACGACGTCGAGTATCTGGTGGACGAGGACGGGCGGCGGCTCGCCGCCTTCGGGTTCTGGGCCGGGTATCTCGGGGCCGCTCTCGCGGTGCTCCAGCACCGGGGGCGGCTCGACGCGCCGCTCGTGCCGACCGTCAAGGAGGAGCTGGACGCGCTGCTGCGGGGGGACGGGGAGTTCACCGCGCTGGTGATCGGCGCCCTGGGCAGGAGCGGTCGGGGTGCCGGTGAGGCGTTCCGGGTGGCCGGGGTCGAGCCGACCCGCTGGGATCTGGCGGAGACCCGCGAGTTGGACCGTTCCGCCCTGCTCGCGCACGACGTGATGGTCAACGCCGTGCTCGCCACCACCCCCATCCCGCCCTTCCTCCGGGACGAGGACCTCGACGATCCCGCCCGCAGACTGCGCACCCTGTGCGATGTCACCTGCGATGTCGGCTCGCCGCTGAACGTCCTGCCGGTCTACGACCGCACCACCGACTGGACCGCCCCGGCCCGTCGGCTGCGCGAGCAGCCGCCCCTGGATCTCATCGCCATCGACAACCTGCCGTCCCTGCTGCCGAGGGAGTCGAGCACCGACTTCTCGGCGGCCCTGATGCCACAGTTGCTCGGCTTCGGGAGCGGCGGGGCCTGGACGCGCTGTCTGGCCCGGTTCGAGCGGGCCCGTGGTGAAGTCGGTATCGAGGAAGGGGAGTTCCGCCGTGACTGA
- a CDS encoding class I SAM-dependent methyltransferase has product MRKTAATDDTGWIPGQPGPREPRAMGDSVIPGAGPTAAAAGPDQDLVPTAMPGAGPTPAVAGPDEDPVPTAHRGAGPTPRPGERPTVKLREAGPEEPPRYAPEWLELREAPDGAARAHELIDPLRIRLANLPGRSSDGLVIHDLGCGTGSMGRWLAPRLDGPQHWILHDRDPYLLHFAAVASPRAAADGSRVTVETRRGDVARLTPDALAGASLVTASALLDVLTQEEIEALADACTGAGCPALLTLSVVGKVELTPSDPLDAELAEAFNAHQRRTELLGPDAITVACEAFSARGATVRVHPSPWQLGPADSALTAQWLRGWVGAAVEQCPELREPAERYLRERLAACEAGELRVVVHHSDLLALTRPMDGAES; this is encoded by the coding sequence ATGAGGAAGACGGCGGCGACGGACGACACGGGGTGGATTCCGGGCCAGCCGGGCCCGAGGGAGCCGAGGGCCATGGGTGACTCGGTGATCCCGGGCGCGGGTCCTACGGCCGCGGCGGCCGGCCCGGACCAGGACCTCGTCCCCACGGCCATGCCGGGCGCGGGCCCGACGCCCGCCGTGGCCGGCCCCGACGAGGACCCCGTCCCCACGGCTCACCGGGGTGCGGGCCCCACACCCCGCCCCGGTGAGCGTCCCACGGTGAAGCTGCGCGAGGCCGGTCCCGAGGAGCCGCCGCGGTACGCGCCCGAGTGGCTGGAGCTGCGCGAGGCGCCCGACGGGGCCGCGCGGGCGCACGAGTTGATCGACCCGCTGCGGATCCGGCTCGCCAATCTGCCGGGACGGTCCTCCGACGGTCTGGTCATCCACGACCTGGGCTGCGGCACCGGCTCGATGGGCCGCTGGCTCGCGCCCCGGCTGGACGGTCCCCAGCACTGGATCCTGCACGACCGGGACCCCTACCTCCTGCACTTCGCCGCGGTGGCCTCCCCGCGCGCCGCCGCCGACGGCAGCAGGGTCACCGTCGAGACGCGGCGCGGTGACGTCGCCCGGCTCACCCCGGACGCGCTGGCCGGTGCCTCACTGGTGACGGCCTCCGCGCTGCTGGACGTGCTGACCCAGGAGGAGATCGAGGCCCTCGCCGACGCCTGCACCGGAGCCGGCTGCCCCGCGTTGCTGACGCTGTCCGTCGTCGGCAAGGTGGAACTCACCCCGTCCGATCCCCTGGACGCGGAGCTCGCCGAGGCGTTCAACGCCCACCAGCGGCGCACCGAACTGCTCGGCCCGGACGCGATCACGGTCGCCTGCGAGGCGTTCTCCGCACGCGGCGCCACGGTCCGCGTCCACCCCAGCCCCTGGCAGCTCGGCCCCGCCGACTCCGCCCTCACCGCGCAATGGCTGCGCGGCTGGGTCGGCGCGGCGGTCGAGCAGTGCCCCGAACTGCGCGAACCGGCCGAGCGCTACCTCCGCGAACGCCTGGCGGCGTGCGAGGCGGGCGAACTCCGCGTGGTGGTCCACCACAGCGACCTCCTCGCCCTCACCCGCCCGATGGACGGGGCGGAGTCATGA